Proteins from one Monodelphis domestica isolate mMonDom1 chromosome 6, mMonDom1.pri, whole genome shotgun sequence genomic window:
- the SPRY1 gene encoding protein sprouty homolog 1 isoform X1, with amino-acid sequence MLPGSRLDPFAPGDRSEFGRISDACQVSSECQKSSSLPMDLPNPRGSGGGSFVVIQQPCPDRESPSSATILSLDQIKAIRGNNEYTEGPSAALKKPGPRLAPRPEKPERTHEIIPLSMSNSAPAPAASEQRPPGHSRAPVLSRSTSTGSAASSGSNSSVSSEQGLLGRSPPSRPADRAIRAQPKRASSAGGGGGTDDLKGPAKGEPDVAAAQHKFICERCGKCKCGECTAPRALPSCLACDRQCLCSAESMVEYGTCMCLVKGLFYHCSNDDEGDSCADHPCSCSQAHCCSRYLCMGTLALCLPCLLCYPPAHGCLKLGRGCYDRATRPGCRCKNSNTVYRKLESGPSRGQGKPS; translated from the exons ATGCTACCTGGGTCGCGGTTGGACCCCTTCGCCCCTGGTGACCGCTCCGAATTCGGTAG GATTTCAGATGCATGCCAGGTTTCCAGTGAATGCCAGAAGTCCAGCTCCCTCCCCATGGATCTTCCAAATCCCCGCGGAAGTGGCGGCGGGTCATTCGTGGTGATCCAGCAGCCCTGCCCGGACAGGGAGAGCCCAAGCAGCGCCACCATCCTGTCCCTGGACCAGATCAAGGCCATTCGAGGCAACAATGAGTACACCGAAGGGCCTTCGGCGGCGCTCAAGAAGCCCGGCCCTCGTCTGGCGCCCAGGCCCGAAAAGCCCGAAAGGACTCACGAGATCATCCCCCTGAGCATGAGTAACAgcgcccccgcccccgccgccTCGGAACAGCGCCCCCCAGGCCACTCCAGGGCCCCAGTGCTCAGTAGGTCCACCAGCACCGGCAGCGCCGCCAGCTCGGGCAGCAACAGCAGCGTGTCTTCGGAGCAGGGCCTGCTGGGCCGATCCCCGCCCTCCCGGCCGGCGGACCGGGCCATCCGGGCACAGCCAAAGCGCGCTTCCTCCGCCGGGGGCGGCGGCGGCACGGACGACCTGAAAGGCCCAGCCAAGGGGGAGCCAGATGTGGCGGCGGCCCAGCACAAATTCATCTGTGAGCGCTGCGGCAAGTGCAAGTGCGGCGAGTGCACAGCACCCCGGGCGCTGCCCTCCTGCCTGGCCTGCGACCGCCAGTGCCTATGCTCTGCCGAGAGCATGGTGGAGTACGGCACCTGCATGTGCCTCGTCAAGGGGCTCTTCTACCACTGCTCCAACGACGACGAGGGCGACTCGTGCGCGGACCACCCCTGCTCCTGCTCGCAGGCCCACTGCTGCTCCCGCTACCTGTGCATGGGCACCCTGGCGCTTTGCTTGCCCTGCTTACTGTGTTACCCCCCCGCCCACGGCTGCCTCAAGCTCGGCCGCGGCTGCTACGACCGCGCCACCCGGCCAGGCTGCCGCTGCAAGAACTCCAACACTGTCTATCGGAAGCTGGAGAGCGGCCCCTCCCGGGGGCAGGGCAAGCCCTCCTGA
- the SPRY1 gene encoding protein sprouty homolog 1 isoform X2 translates to MDLPNPRGSGGGSFVVIQQPCPDRESPSSATILSLDQIKAIRGNNEYTEGPSAALKKPGPRLAPRPEKPERTHEIIPLSMSNSAPAPAASEQRPPGHSRAPVLSRSTSTGSAASSGSNSSVSSEQGLLGRSPPSRPADRAIRAQPKRASSAGGGGGTDDLKGPAKGEPDVAAAQHKFICERCGKCKCGECTAPRALPSCLACDRQCLCSAESMVEYGTCMCLVKGLFYHCSNDDEGDSCADHPCSCSQAHCCSRYLCMGTLALCLPCLLCYPPAHGCLKLGRGCYDRATRPGCRCKNSNTVYRKLESGPSRGQGKPS, encoded by the coding sequence ATGGATCTTCCAAATCCCCGCGGAAGTGGCGGCGGGTCATTCGTGGTGATCCAGCAGCCCTGCCCGGACAGGGAGAGCCCAAGCAGCGCCACCATCCTGTCCCTGGACCAGATCAAGGCCATTCGAGGCAACAATGAGTACACCGAAGGGCCTTCGGCGGCGCTCAAGAAGCCCGGCCCTCGTCTGGCGCCCAGGCCCGAAAAGCCCGAAAGGACTCACGAGATCATCCCCCTGAGCATGAGTAACAgcgcccccgcccccgccgccTCGGAACAGCGCCCCCCAGGCCACTCCAGGGCCCCAGTGCTCAGTAGGTCCACCAGCACCGGCAGCGCCGCCAGCTCGGGCAGCAACAGCAGCGTGTCTTCGGAGCAGGGCCTGCTGGGCCGATCCCCGCCCTCCCGGCCGGCGGACCGGGCCATCCGGGCACAGCCAAAGCGCGCTTCCTCCGCCGGGGGCGGCGGCGGCACGGACGACCTGAAAGGCCCAGCCAAGGGGGAGCCAGATGTGGCGGCGGCCCAGCACAAATTCATCTGTGAGCGCTGCGGCAAGTGCAAGTGCGGCGAGTGCACAGCACCCCGGGCGCTGCCCTCCTGCCTGGCCTGCGACCGCCAGTGCCTATGCTCTGCCGAGAGCATGGTGGAGTACGGCACCTGCATGTGCCTCGTCAAGGGGCTCTTCTACCACTGCTCCAACGACGACGAGGGCGACTCGTGCGCGGACCACCCCTGCTCCTGCTCGCAGGCCCACTGCTGCTCCCGCTACCTGTGCATGGGCACCCTGGCGCTTTGCTTGCCCTGCTTACTGTGTTACCCCCCCGCCCACGGCTGCCTCAAGCTCGGCCGCGGCTGCTACGACCGCGCCACCCGGCCAGGCTGCCGCTGCAAGAACTCCAACACTGTCTATCGGAAGCTGGAGAGCGGCCCCTCCCGGGGGCAGGGCAAGCCCTCCTGA